A stretch of the Polyangiaceae bacterium genome encodes the following:
- a CDS encoding transposase: protein MAVLWWVSELTPSAAGAEYRRRHPELGELYRVVADNFRTLEAAADHDVIAPLPSFVRDEFLGYLDCGVLGRGFGLLQCTDPECRDKLLAAFSCKGRGWCPSCLGRTMAETSANWVEHVLPSSAPLRQWVLTLPFELRARVAYDRELCGRITRLFADSVLGFYRRTMRDLHRVGKGESGAITVVQRVSSDLRLNPHLHLLALDGVFVEADDGQLAFHQLSSLDNSDVADLLHTARVRILAFLERRGVIERGPDPHLADDGFAEREPELAALATAAVSGNPPAGPEHRQRPPIALPEHGERFVSGLSAREDGLSVHAATTAPAGDARARETLCKYVLRPPLAQDRVRRLGSGLVRILLKRAFSDGTTAIESRGGFRRKLGVDSPAEEPDHARSGSPEVSPHAPHLNPPIGPRDLGPSSATSLSRRGFVFAALRGGSARRRR, encoded by the coding sequence ATGGCCGTCCTGTGGTGGGTTTCCGAGCTCACGCCGAGCGCAGCCGGCGCCGAGTATCGCCGGCGCCACCCGGAGCTCGGCGAGCTCTACCGCGTCGTCGCCGACAACTTCCGCACGCTCGAGGCCGCCGCCGACCACGACGTCATCGCGCCGCTGCCGTCCTTCGTGAGGGACGAGTTCCTGGGCTACCTCGACTGCGGCGTGCTCGGGCGAGGCTTCGGCCTCCTCCAGTGCACGGACCCCGAGTGTCGAGACAAGCTCCTGGCCGCGTTCTCCTGCAAGGGACGCGGCTGGTGCCCCTCGTGTCTGGGCAGGACCATGGCCGAGACCTCCGCGAACTGGGTCGAGCACGTCCTGCCCTCGAGCGCTCCGCTCCGGCAGTGGGTCCTCACCTTGCCGTTCGAGCTGCGCGCTCGCGTCGCCTACGACCGAGAGCTCTGCGGGCGCATCACGCGGCTGTTCGCCGACAGCGTGCTCGGCTTCTACCGCCGCACGATGCGTGACCTGCATCGCGTGGGCAAGGGCGAGAGCGGCGCCATCACCGTCGTGCAGCGGGTTAGCTCCGACCTCCGGCTCAACCCGCACCTCCACCTCCTCGCCTTGGACGGCGTCTTCGTCGAAGCCGACGACGGACAGCTCGCCTTCCACCAGCTCTCCTCGCTCGACAACTCCGACGTCGCCGATCTCCTGCACACCGCTCGCGTTCGGATCCTGGCCTTCCTCGAGCGGCGCGGCGTCATCGAGCGCGGTCCCGACCCGCACCTCGCCGACGACGGTTTCGCCGAGCGCGAGCCGGAGCTCGCCGCCCTCGCCACCGCCGCCGTCAGCGGCAACCCACCCGCCGGGCCCGAGCACCGCCAGCGTCCCCCCATCGCCTTGCCCGAGCACGGCGAGCGCTTCGTCTCCGGCCTCTCCGCCCGCGAGGACGGCCTCTCCGTTCACGCCGCCACCACCGCTCCCGCCGGCGACGCCCGCGCTCGCGAGACGCTCTGCAAGTACGTCCTGCGCCCGCCGCTCGCCCAGGACCGCGTGCGCCGGCTCGGGAGCGGGCTCGTCCGCATCCTGCTGAAACGAGCGTTCTCCGACGGCACCACGGCCATCGAGTCGCGCGGCGGTTTCCGCCGAAAGCTCGGCGTTGACTCGCCCGCGGAGGAACCCGACCATGCGCGCTCCGGTTCGCCGGAGGTCTCCCCACATGCACCGCACCTGAATCCACCCATTGGCCCAAGGGACTTGGGCCCGAGCAGCGCGACTTCGCTGAGCCGTCGAGGATTCGTCTTCGCCGCGCTCCGAGGGGGGAGCGCGAGGAGAAGACGATGA
- a CDS encoding serine/threonine protein kinase, with product MHEERHEAERPNADGDDPSDAPARIDDPKPGQREPGALVAGRYRLERLLGQGGMGQVWAATHTVTRRQVALKFLRPGADLRPELQRRFLREARAASAVDHPNVVRIHDVFALDDGSLLMVMDLLEGETLGSLLERKGKLSLSEASSLLLPVVSAVGRAHDLGIVHRDLKPDNIFVVDADPSKGAVKVLDFGIAKVLEPTVDTGLVTGTGAVLGTPSYMAPEQCFGESDIDHRADLWAIGAILYESLAGMRPVDGDNLGQIVKRLMEGIEPIERRLPDLPRDVTALLSRMLSRERAQRPADLREVAAVLAKHTDVEVPSFAEPSSRAHDTPLHEEPVRIGPFRKSTVSGDESTVAARSTSAHDDTSGQRAVPARSPNRVLVSIGVVGALALLVVGVRLSAGSAASDEAPASPASATASEREAPLALPMPLASTEPAAPKPSDEVPAPGIDGGARPRPGSAPVVKRPETSTPAPSAADPAAPAPPPIPTPPLKPTSTGLVAEPPF from the coding sequence ATGCACGAAGAACGACACGAGGCGGAGCGGCCCAATGCCGACGGCGACGACCCGTCGGACGCGCCGGCGCGCATCGACGACCCGAAACCCGGGCAGAGAGAGCCCGGGGCCTTGGTCGCTGGCCGCTATCGTCTGGAGCGGCTGCTCGGGCAAGGTGGCATGGGCCAGGTCTGGGCGGCCACCCACACCGTGACCCGAAGACAGGTGGCGCTGAAGTTCCTCAGACCCGGCGCGGACCTGCGTCCCGAGCTTCAGAGGCGCTTTCTTCGCGAGGCGCGCGCAGCGAGCGCCGTCGATCATCCCAACGTCGTGCGAATCCACGACGTGTTCGCCCTCGACGACGGCTCGCTGCTGATGGTCATGGACCTGCTCGAGGGTGAAACCCTGGGCAGCCTGCTGGAACGCAAGGGCAAGCTCTCATTGTCCGAAGCGTCCAGCCTGCTCTTGCCGGTCGTGTCCGCGGTCGGCAGGGCTCACGACCTCGGCATCGTTCATCGCGACTTGAAGCCGGACAACATCTTCGTGGTCGACGCCGATCCGTCGAAGGGCGCGGTCAAGGTCCTCGACTTTGGCATCGCGAAGGTGCTCGAACCGACGGTCGACACTGGGCTCGTGACCGGCACGGGCGCCGTGCTCGGGACGCCCAGCTACATGGCTCCCGAGCAGTGCTTCGGGGAGTCGGACATCGATCATCGCGCCGACCTCTGGGCAATCGGCGCCATCCTGTACGAATCGCTCGCGGGCATGCGTCCCGTCGATGGCGACAACCTCGGGCAGATCGTCAAGCGCTTGATGGAGGGAATCGAGCCGATCGAACGCCGGCTCCCCGATTTGCCCAGGGACGTCACGGCGCTACTGAGCCGCATGTTGTCCCGCGAGCGCGCGCAGCGGCCTGCCGACTTGCGGGAGGTCGCCGCGGTGCTGGCCAAGCACACTGACGTGGAAGTGCCGTCGTTCGCCGAGCCCAGCAGTCGCGCGCATGACACGCCACTGCACGAGGAACCCGTGCGCATCGGCCCGTTCCGCAAGAGCACGGTCTCTGGCGACGAGTCGACGGTCGCGGCGCGCTCGACTTCGGCTCACGACGACACCTCGGGGCAGCGCGCGGTCCCAGCGCGATCGCCGAACCGTGTGCTGGTCTCGATCGGCGTGGTCGGCGCATTGGCGTTGTTGGTCGTCGGCGTTCGTCTGTCCGCTGGCTCGGCAGCCAGCGACGAGGCGCCCGCTTCGCCGGCCAGCGCAACGGCGAGCGAGCGAGAGGCGCCGCTCGCGCTGCCCATGCCGCTCGCGAGCACGGAGCCCGCCGCGCCCAAGCCCTCGGACGAGGTTCCGGCGCCTGGCATCGATGGAGGAGCGCGGCCGCGCCCTGGGAGCGCACCCGTCGTGAAGCGACCCGAGACCTCGACCCCGGCGCCTTCCGCAGCTGATCCAGCGGCGCCGGCGCCCCCACCGATCCCGACGCCACCGCTGAAACCGACCTCGACCGGTCTAGTCGCGGAGCCGCCGTTTTGA
- a CDS encoding phosphate/phosphite/phosphonate ABC transporter substrate-binding protein, producing the protein MASETLMLGAVAYDPKVVTIWEGFRAWFAKRDLDFDFVLYSNYEAQVEAHFHGDFHVAWNSPLAWLEALRAAPLRGRRAEAIAMRDSDQDLQSLVLVRADSGLNEPVDLAGKRVGVGAPDSPQATLIPLLFLAECGLEPGRDFEVVRHDVLVGKHGDHIGGERDAVRALALGQIDAACVIDGNHLLFAREGLVTPGALRVVAQTGKYDHCNFTILDDAPKARIDRFRELLLSMSYDDPEVRPLLDLEGLKAWRPGRTSGYALLERAVDRFEYLDAWLARMKP; encoded by the coding sequence ATGGCCAGCGAAACGTTGATGCTCGGCGCGGTCGCCTACGACCCGAAGGTGGTGACCATCTGGGAGGGCTTCCGCGCCTGGTTCGCCAAGCGCGACCTCGACTTCGACTTCGTGCTCTACTCGAACTACGAGGCACAGGTCGAGGCGCACTTCCACGGCGACTTCCACGTCGCCTGGAACTCTCCGCTGGCCTGGCTCGAGGCCCTGCGCGCGGCGCCGCTCCGTGGCCGCCGCGCCGAGGCCATCGCGATGCGCGACAGCGATCAGGATCTCCAGAGCCTGGTGTTGGTCCGGGCCGACTCCGGCCTGAACGAGCCGGTGGATCTGGCCGGAAAGCGCGTCGGTGTCGGCGCGCCGGACTCGCCGCAGGCCACGCTCATCCCGCTGCTCTTCTTGGCGGAGTGTGGGCTCGAGCCGGGGCGCGACTTCGAGGTGGTCCGGCACGACGTCCTCGTGGGCAAACACGGCGATCACATCGGCGGCGAGCGCGACGCGGTGCGGGCCCTCGCGCTCGGGCAGATCGACGCCGCCTGCGTCATCGACGGCAATCACCTGCTCTTCGCGCGCGAAGGGCTGGTGACCCCGGGGGCGCTCAGGGTCGTGGCGCAGACGGGCAAATACGACCACTGCAACTTCACCATCCTCGACGACGCCCCGAAGGCGCGAATCGACCGCTTCCGTGAGCTCCTCTTGTCCATGTCCTACGACGACCCGGAGGTGCGGCCTCTGCTGGACCTCGAGGGCCTCAAGGCCTGGCGCCCGGGACGCACCAGCGGGTACGCTCTACTCGAACGCGCGGTCGATCGCTTCGAGTACCTCGACGCTTGGCTCGCCCGCATGAAGCCATGA
- the tnpB gene encoding IS66 family insertion sequence element accessory protein TnpB yields MRVFVAVAPLDMRGSFDALAGAVRGLGLDPVDGHLYLFLNKRRRIAKALWFDGSGWCVLAKRLEAGSFQLPLLDGDKPQVVIDGSAFASLLAGIDFTAARRGWYRRPRFEKARKGIDTDLQV; encoded by the coding sequence GTGCGCGTGTTCGTGGCGGTGGCCCCACTCGACATGCGCGGCTCCTTCGACGCCCTCGCCGGCGCTGTGCGCGGCCTGGGGCTCGATCCAGTCGATGGCCACCTGTATCTCTTCCTCAACAAGCGCAGGCGGATCGCGAAGGCTCTGTGGTTCGACGGGTCGGGCTGGTGTGTTCTCGCCAAGCGCCTCGAGGCTGGGAGCTTTCAGCTTCCGCTGCTGGACGGCGACAAGCCGCAGGTGGTGATCGACGGCTCGGCGTTCGCCTCGCTGCTGGCTGGGATCGACTTCACAGCGGCGCGGCGCGGCTGGTACCGGCGGCCTCGATTCGAAAAAGCACGCAAGGGGATCGACACGGATCTCCAAGTATGA
- a CDS encoding acyl-CoA/acyl-ACP dehydrogenase translates to MTEASHLKTIEQIATDVVAQHAVSVDKNAEFPTQSMAALAEAGLLGLVSATSVGGMGLGMRAAADVVERLARECGSTAMVTAMHYAAVQVIEQHGPEDVRKQIAAGKHLTTLAFSELGSRSQFWAPVSVAVADGKSVKLTARKSWVTSAHAAQSYVWSSKPLAAAEASTIWLVPADTKGLRVTERFDGMGLCGNDSAPITAEDARIDAKNMLGSDGAGFKLMLEVVLPWFNLLNAACSLGLMEAATARTALHATATGFEHSGSRVADLPTVRAYLARMRVKTDAVRGLLLDTLDALEKGRPDAVLRVLEIKAFAGETATEVTDLGMRVAGGAAFRKEVGVERVFRDARAASVMAPTTDVLYDFIGKAVCNLPLF, encoded by the coding sequence ATGACCGAAGCAAGCCATCTGAAGACCATCGAGCAGATCGCGACCGACGTCGTGGCTCAGCACGCCGTCAGCGTGGACAAGAACGCCGAGTTCCCGACCCAGAGCATGGCGGCGCTCGCCGAAGCGGGCCTGCTCGGCCTGGTCAGCGCCACCAGCGTGGGCGGCATGGGCCTCGGCATGCGCGCCGCCGCCGACGTGGTCGAGCGCCTGGCGCGGGAGTGCGGCTCGACCGCGATGGTCACCGCCATGCACTACGCGGCGGTGCAGGTGATCGAGCAGCACGGCCCCGAGGACGTGCGCAAGCAGATCGCCGCCGGCAAGCACCTGACGACGTTGGCGTTCTCCGAGCTCGGCTCGCGCAGTCAGTTCTGGGCGCCGGTGAGCGTCGCCGTCGCGGACGGCAAGAGCGTGAAGCTCACGGCACGCAAGAGCTGGGTGACCTCGGCGCACGCCGCGCAGAGCTACGTCTGGTCGAGCAAGCCGCTCGCGGCGGCGGAGGCCTCGACGATCTGGTTGGTGCCGGCCGACACGAAGGGGCTCCGCGTCACGGAGCGTTTCGACGGCATGGGCCTCTGCGGCAACGACTCGGCGCCGATCACCGCCGAGGACGCGCGCATCGACGCGAAGAACATGCTGGGCAGCGACGGCGCGGGCTTCAAGCTCATGCTCGAGGTGGTCCTGCCCTGGTTCAACCTGCTGAACGCAGCCTGCTCGCTGGGGCTGATGGAGGCCGCTACGGCCCGCACCGCGCTCCACGCCACCGCAACCGGCTTCGAGCACTCGGGCAGCCGCGTGGCCGATCTGCCCACGGTGCGCGCCTACCTCGCCCGAATGCGGGTCAAGACCGATGCGGTGCGCGGGCTCCTGCTCGACACGCTGGACGCCCTCGAGAAGGGACGCCCCGACGCAGTGCTGCGCGTGCTCGAGATCAAGGCCTTCGCCGGCGAGACGGCGACCGAGGTCACCGATCTGGGCATGCGCGTCGCCGGCGGCGCCGCGTTCCGCAAGGAGGTCGGGGTCGAGCGCGTGTTCCGCGACGCGCGCGCAGCCTCGGTGATGGCTCCGACCACCGACGTGCTCTACGACTTCATCGGCAAGGCAGTGTGCAACCTGCCGCTGTTCTGA
- a CDS encoding IS66 family transposase yields MDGLEALRKENAELRAQVAQLLTELARLNDRVSELLAVAQRKQRKAPAPGAAAPAAAPPVVEGEAQRAFEERPKAPDKPAAEPPPKKKARPTGRKPIPSHLEAEEHELRPDACGECGGAALDVVDELVEEKLHVVKEHQRRRVVRRYTCRCRECGERTTLRSLPAPYERSKVTCEWLAWLVYQKFWLLTPLDRIRRDLAERGVPIAMSTLVTFIERAADLLSGIDGLHWKQLLAGSWMATDGTGLKVIIKKLPAAHNGYVELYRNHDVAVFQYEPDKSGEVVAAKLRPFRGTLTADAEHRFNDVFASGRVLEAGCNAHGRRKFRDAEDTQPVLALEGGAFLGAIYGEEGEAQKLGLVGEALREHRQRCIRPIVQDFERWRDAVEPTLLPSEPLAAAIRYYKNHRDALFRFVDDPLVPIDNSPTEREFQNVAKLRLNMLFAGSTEGAHRACVLLGIIATCRALGVPAQAYLTWAFERLGTHRDVFALPLEALTPAAFKKTLG; encoded by the coding sequence GTGGACGGGCTGGAAGCGCTGCGCAAGGAGAACGCCGAGCTCCGTGCGCAAGTCGCGCAGCTCCTCACCGAGCTGGCACGGCTCAACGATCGCGTCTCGGAGCTGCTCGCGGTAGCGCAGCGCAAGCAGCGAAAGGCTCCTGCTCCCGGCGCTGCAGCGCCAGCCGCTGCCCCGCCCGTCGTCGAGGGAGAAGCCCAGCGTGCTTTCGAGGAGCGGCCCAAGGCCCCGGACAAGCCTGCCGCCGAGCCTCCGCCGAAGAAGAAGGCGAGGCCAACGGGGCGCAAGCCGATCCCCAGCCACCTCGAAGCCGAAGAGCACGAGCTCCGCCCCGATGCGTGCGGCGAGTGCGGCGGAGCTGCCCTGGACGTCGTCGACGAGCTCGTCGAGGAGAAGCTCCACGTCGTCAAGGAACACCAGCGCCGGCGCGTCGTTCGTCGCTACACGTGTCGCTGTCGCGAGTGTGGCGAGCGCACGACGCTGCGCTCTCTGCCTGCCCCTTACGAGCGCTCCAAGGTCACCTGCGAGTGGCTCGCGTGGCTCGTGTACCAGAAGTTCTGGCTGCTCACGCCGCTCGACCGCATCCGGCGCGACCTCGCCGAGCGCGGAGTCCCGATCGCGATGAGCACGCTGGTGACCTTCATCGAGCGCGCTGCCGACCTGCTGTCGGGCATCGACGGTTTGCACTGGAAGCAGCTGCTCGCCGGCTCCTGGATGGCTACCGACGGCACCGGGTTGAAGGTCATCATCAAGAAGCTTCCCGCTGCGCACAACGGTTACGTGGAGCTCTACCGCAACCACGACGTCGCGGTCTTTCAGTACGAGCCCGACAAGAGCGGCGAGGTCGTCGCCGCGAAGCTCAGACCCTTCCGAGGTACCCTCACCGCCGATGCCGAGCATCGCTTCAACGACGTCTTCGCTTCAGGCCGCGTGCTCGAGGCCGGGTGCAACGCCCACGGCCGTCGCAAGTTCCGTGACGCAGAAGACACCCAGCCGGTGCTCGCTCTCGAAGGCGGCGCCTTCCTGGGCGCGATCTACGGCGAAGAGGGAGAGGCGCAGAAGCTCGGCCTGGTCGGAGAGGCGCTCAGAGAACATCGCCAGCGGTGCATTCGCCCCATCGTCCAGGACTTCGAGCGCTGGCGCGACGCCGTCGAGCCGACGCTCTTGCCCTCCGAGCCGCTGGCGGCGGCGATTCGGTACTACAAGAACCATCGGGACGCGCTCTTCCGTTTCGTCGACGACCCGCTGGTCCCCATCGACAACTCTCCCACCGAGCGCGAGTTTCAGAACGTCGCCAAGCTGCGCCTCAACATGCTCTTCGCCGGCAGCACGGAAGGCGCCCACCGTGCTTGCGTGCTCCTCGGCATCATCGCCACCTGTCGAGCTCTAGGTGTCCCTGCGCAGGCCTATCTCACCTGGGCCTTCGAGCGCCTCGGGACCCACCGCGATGTCTTCGCGCTGCCGCTCGAGGCCCTGACCCCCGCCGCGTTCAAGAAGACCCTCGGCTGA
- a CDS encoding ferritin-like domain-containing protein, translating into MSEEQLDLGDLGLDEGAHLLLARRLGALSPGAELRVTGTAPTLAIDLGAWCRSEGHELRASGAELRVRRGTAQNARRVGAERAGAADPRGEDAVWERPRASFGLAARGALVEAGSPELGFLLDDKRVVWADEAARLYAQAAAAQWDPATAIPWHEKVELPDDIEDAVVQCLTYLIENETAALIVPARFASQIHPHFREVQQLLAIQAADEARHIEVFTRRALLFRSELGLSTAGGQASLATLLGEPDFALSAFLLSVLGEGSFLSLLWFLRDHAPDPVTAAVARLAAQDEARHVAFGLAHLARHVELDPSLRARLGAAVERRHAALAGTAGLNSEVFDALILLAAGSLEPPALRKGHAAVIQLTLDMDAGRRARLERLGFAATDAERLSSLHTRNFM; encoded by the coding sequence ATGAGCGAGGAGCAGCTCGACCTCGGCGATCTGGGCCTCGACGAAGGCGCGCACCTGCTCCTGGCTCGCCGGCTCGGCGCGCTCTCACCCGGCGCCGAGCTTCGCGTCACCGGGACGGCACCGACGCTCGCGATCGATCTCGGAGCGTGGTGCCGCAGCGAAGGGCACGAGCTTCGCGCGAGCGGCGCCGAGCTCCGCGTGCGGCGCGGGACGGCGCAAAACGCGCGGCGCGTCGGGGCGGAGCGTGCCGGCGCGGCGGATCCGCGGGGTGAGGACGCCGTCTGGGAGCGGCCCCGCGCGAGCTTCGGCCTGGCGGCCCGGGGCGCGCTGGTCGAGGCGGGGTCGCCCGAGCTCGGCTTCCTGCTCGACGACAAGCGCGTGGTCTGGGCCGACGAAGCCGCGCGCCTCTACGCCCAGGCCGCGGCGGCGCAGTGGGACCCGGCCACGGCCATCCCCTGGCACGAGAAGGTCGAGCTCCCGGACGACATCGAGGACGCGGTCGTGCAGTGTTTGACCTACTTGATCGAGAACGAGACGGCTGCGCTGATCGTGCCCGCGCGCTTCGCGTCGCAGATCCACCCGCACTTCCGCGAGGTGCAGCAGCTGCTCGCCATCCAGGCCGCCGACGAGGCGCGACACATCGAGGTCTTCACCCGGCGCGCGCTGCTCTTCCGCAGCGAGCTCGGGCTCTCGACCGCGGGCGGGCAAGCGTCTCTCGCGACGCTGCTCGGGGAGCCCGACTTCGCGCTCTCGGCGTTCCTCCTGTCGGTACTCGGCGAGGGCAGCTTCCTCTCGCTCTTGTGGTTCCTCCGCGATCACGCGCCCGATCCGGTCACCGCCGCCGTCGCGCGCCTCGCCGCGCAGGACGAAGCCCGGCACGTCGCGTTCGGGCTCGCGCACCTCGCGCGGCACGTCGAGCTGGATCCGAGCTTGCGCGCGCGGCTCGGGGCGGCCGTCGAGCGGCGTCACGCGGCGCTGGCCGGGACCGCGGGCTTGAACAGCGAGGTGTTCGACGCGCTGATCCTGCTCGCCGCCGGCAGCCTCGAGCCGCCGGCGCTCCGCAAGGGACACGCCGCCGTGATCCAGCTCACCCTCGACATGGACGCGGGCCGCCGCGCGCGACTCGAGCGGCTGGGCTTCGCCGCGACCGACGCCGAGCGGCTCTCGAGCCTGCACACGCGAAACTTCATGTAG
- a CDS encoding four helix bundle protein, translated as MLRIYPITVETMRELRPFIERIEKRDSDLCRQMRRAASSVVLNMSEGMGSRGKLRQVRYHTALGSARETLACLEVAEAFGYIAGVDAAVRARLDRIIGTLVKLV; from the coding sequence ATGCTGCGAATCTACCCGATCACCGTCGAGACCATGCGCGAGCTCCGGCCGTTCATCGAGCGCATCGAGAAGAGAGACAGCGACCTGTGCCGGCAGATGAGGAGAGCGGCGTCCAGCGTCGTGCTCAACATGTCCGAGGGCATGGGATCGCGAGGCAAGCTCAGGCAGGTCAGGTACCACACCGCGCTCGGGTCGGCGCGGGAGACGCTGGCGTGCCTCGAGGTCGCGGAGGCGTTCGGATACATCGCCGGGGTGGATGCCGCAGTCCGGGCGCGCTTGGACCGCATCATCGGAACGCTGGTGAAGCTCGTTTAG